The DNA segment TCCTCTTGAGTTTTAGCATTCCAAAAATTAACCACGAGCCTTGATCAAACTTCGCGCAGGCGAAGTTTGTGTGGCGGGCCGGACGGGATTCGAACCCGCGGCCACGGGGTTAAAAGCCCCGCGCTCTAACCAGGCTGAGCTACCGGCCCACGCCCGATGGGATAACGGCGGGGAGATTTTATAAGCTTTGCCCCATGCGAAAACTACTTAAACATTTTTGGGTAGCCTAATCAGGTGAGGACGTTGGAGATAAGCAAGAGGGAAGAGGAGTACCTTGAGACGATGTACATCCTCCACAAGAACAAGGGCGTAATTAGGGTCAAGGACATCGCCAAAATGATGCGCGTCAAGCCCCCAAGTGTCGTCGATGCCCTCAAAAAGCTCAATGAGAAGGGACTGGTTGAATACGAGAAGTACGACAGGATTCTTCTCACCGATGAGGGCAGGGAGGTCGCCGAAAGAACGTATTCAAAACACCTCCTCCTCACGAAGTTCTTCATAGACATCCTTGGCATTCCGCCGGAGATAGCGGAGCGCGACGCCTGCCAGTTCGAGCACTACGTCAGCGAGATAACTGTG comes from the Thermococcus thioreducens genome and includes:
- a CDS encoding metal-dependent transcriptional regulator; this encodes MEISKREEEYLETMYILHKNKGVIRVKDIAKMMRVKPPSVVDALKKLNEKGLVEYEKYDRILLTDEGREVAERTYSKHLLLTKFFIDILGIPPEIAERDACQFEHYVSEITVKRIREFARFIQEECPYVLKQFIKEKLAENAESE